AGGGGGTCGCCACCGGAGGGTCCATGTGGAGATGGCAGTCCCTTCGGGATTTGTCGTGGCCGGTCGTGGACAGTTTGCATCGGGTCCATCCCCATCGGCACCTCTTCCAGGGGGTGGAATGGAACGTGCCGGGACACGAGCACGCTTCCGTGGGAATCCTCGCCTCCACTCCGGAGCCGATCGCGCGCTTCGAGTTCCTCTTCGACTGGGCCGATGGAGACACCATCGGCGGTGGGTGGCCGGACGCCTCCAGCAAGATCCTGGACAACTCGCACCCCAAGGCCTTGGCGGGGGCCCGCTGGCTGCGCCAACACCATGGCGATTCCAGCTGGATCGTGATCAACCACCCTTCGCGCCTGCGGGTGACCTTCATCCAGGATCTTCGCGACCTGCACGAGGCGGCGGGGCCGGTGTTCCTGGGGATCGAGGCGGTTCCAGGTCACCAGAAACACCCCTCGCGAGGCTCCTACGGCTACGTACCTCCGCCACCGGACCACCCGTGGAACGCACGCACCTGGGGCGGGGCCGATCGCATGCTGGCGCGGGTGGGAGGCGTCATGGACGCGTTGTGGAGCGAAGGACGCAAGGTCTGGGTCTTCGCCAATTCCGACTTCCACAACGCCGCGGGAAACGACCACTATCCCGGCGAATACCACAAGAACATCACCCGGGTCTCGGACAAGTCTCCCGCGAGCATCCTGGCTGGATTGCGCAGGGGCGCCACCGTGGCTGTCATGGGCGACCTCGTGGACAGCTTCTCGCTGGAACTGGACGATGGCCGGACAGTGGCCTCCATGGGAGGGGAGCTCGCCACCTCCAGCGACTCGGTGTCGGTGGTGGTCCGGTACCATATTCCCGCGCGCAGCGCCCTGGGCGATTCCCCCGTGGTCGACCACATCGATCTGATCCGCGGGGAGGTCCGTGGGAAGCTCCTGCCCGGGGATCCCCACTATGCGACGGATTCCGTCGCCAACGTGTCGGTGGTGGCCACGGTTTCCACCGCCGATCTTCCCAAGGGGCTGGATGGTTGGCACCAGGCGCGTTGGCGGCAGGCCAGCGACAGACCTTCCTTCTTTCGGGTCCGCGGCTCTTCCCTTCCACGTGGAACTCCCGGCTGGACGGATTCCCTGGGCAATCCTCTCTGCGACGAACTCCAATACCCCAACGACGATTCCGAGGCCAGATACAACCGCTGGTTCTACTCCAATCCGGTCTTCCTCAAGCGAAGATAGGCGTTAATCACTCCGGTCCTGCCAGCCAAGAGGGTACTGGGCTGGGCCGACCGAGTGCGTCGTGCGAGGAATTCAGAAGTCCTGCGCCCATCGTGGTCGCGGGCGTAGGGCGGGCCCGGAGCCAGGTTCCTGACGGACTTTCCACCGCTCCGATGTCGATGCGGCCGATGCGAGCCGAGCCGTAGGCGTCGTCCAGCAAGGGCGACCTTGGGCTGCCGGAATCGATGGCGGAGCAGCCTGAACGCAATGTTCCAAGCCTTTTTCCCGATGTCAGGAATTCATCGATGGAGCCCGCGATCGCCAGATATGGTGGATCCTTCACTTGGATCTGCTCGCGGTCCATCGATGCGTCCTTGCCGGTGAGGTGGATGTTCCTGGCCACGTAGTCGTAGGCGGGAATGGTCACTTGCTGGGCGAAGATGTTGTTGTAGAACTCGTACACGGCGGTGGAGCCCGCGGGCTTGGCCCAAATCGCCAGACTGGAGGAATGGAGGTCCATCGTGCGGCCGAAGAGGCTGGTCCAGATGTCGTCGGGTGACGAGACGAAGGTGTTGTTGCGGAACACGAACTTGCCCTCGAAATCCGCACCTAGGTGGAAGCCGATCCCGCCCACCGGGGCCCAGATGTTGTTTTCCCAGGTGAAGTCGCGGTACTCGCCGCCGGCGGTGTTCGCGTTGATCATCACGCCCATGGATTCCAGGTGGTAGAAGACGTTGTTGCGGAAGGTGAAGTTCCTGGCACCGATCGCATACTTGGCCGCGCCGCTGTTGACCATGTACATGTGGATGCCGTCGACATGCATGTTCCAGGGTTTCGCTCCCGATTTCTGCTCGTCGTCGTTGGCGCCGTCGTCCAGGTCGTGGATGCGGTTGCCTTCCACCAACCAGTTTTCACCGCCCAGGATCGAGATGCCGTCGTGCGAGTTGTGGTGGATCTCGTTGCCGCGCACCACGAAGTCGCGGGTCATCCCCTGGATCCCGATTCCGCTATGGGTGACCTCGTTGGAGTCGATGGTCACGAATTGTCCATTGAACACGGAGACTCCCGCGCGCGGCATGATCGTGATCGTGTCGCCCGTCAGGCGGATCACGTTGTGCCTGATCTCGACGTGTCGACTCCCCTCGATCCGCACGCCGTCATCGATCTGCAGATGCTCCATGCGCAGGCGCAGGTCGCTGTTGCCTTTTTGGGCGAAGGAGATGGCCCAACCGGTATCGTGGTTGAGCGTGCCCAGAACGACCTTCGCCAGATGCGGTTTGGCTCCTGGTGCGGCTGCGATCGTGACCCAATTCGAAAAGACCTCCGCGATGGGGCGCCATGCCCAGTTCGCCTTGGGGTCGGTTCCGGTGTAGCCGAACGAAAAGTCGCCATAGTTTCCCGTTTGCAGCAACAAGGTGTCGCCGCTTTTCACCAGGCCCATGCCCTTCGCGAGGGTCTTCACGGGCTGCGCGAGCGTTCCGGGGTCCGTGTCCTTGCCGATGCTCGCATCGGCGAAAAAGGTGGTCGCGAAGGCTTGCGAGCCAAACAGCAAAGCCGAGAGCAGAATGGATTTGCATCGAGGCATCGGTACGGCTCCGGAAAGGGTGAGACTCTCCCTCATCCTACCATTTCCAAGCCCGGCAGGCCGGCACGAAAAAGGGGACTCCCCACTGGGAATCCCCCTCGTCCATCACAATCCGTCAGATTCCGACGTTCGCCGGCGGAGGTCAGACCAATTCGGCGGATTTTCCTTCCAAGAGCTTCCAGGGCAGCCCCCACCGGCCGATCTCGGCCATGAACGGATCCGGGTCCATTTCTTCCATGTTCACGACGCCGGCCTTCTTCCAGGTGCCGCGCAGCATCAGGGCGCCGCCCAGCATGGCCGGTACCGCGGTGGTGTAGGAGATGGCCTGGCCGCCGGTTTCCTCGTAGCACTTCGCGTGGTCGCAGACGTTGTAGACAAAAGCTGTCTTCGGCTTTCCGTCCTTCTGGCCCGTCACCTGGCATCCGATGCAGGTCTTGCCGGAGTAGCCTTCGCCCAGCGAATCCGGAGCGGGCAGGAGTGCCTTCAGGAATTCCAGCGGGATGATGTCCACTCCGTTGAACTTCACCGGGTCGATTCTTGTCATGCCCACGTTCTGCAGCACGGTGAGGTGCTTGATGTAGTTGTCGCCGAAGGTCATCCAGAACCGGGCCCGCTTGAGCTCGGGGAAGTTCTTCACCAGCGATTCCAGCTCTTCGTGGAACAGCACGTAGGATCCGCGGTTGGCCACTTCCGGATACTCGATGTCGGCCTTGATGGACAAGGCGGGGACTTCGTGGAAGGCACCGTTTTCCCAGAACCGGCCGGGCTGGGTGATTTCGCGGATGTTGATCTCGGGATTGAAGTTGGTGGCGAAGGCCTTGCCGTGGTCGCCGTTGTTGCAATCCACGATGTCCAACGTGTCCATGCGGTCGAAGTGGTGCTTCTTGAGCCAGGCGGTGTAGACGTTGGTCTGGCCGGGATCGAATCCGGACCCCAGAAGCGCCATGATGCCGGCCTTCTGGAAGCGTTCCTGGTAGGCCCACTGCCAGCTGTATTCGAACTTGGCCACGTCCTTGGGTTCGTAGTTGGCCGTGTCCAGGTAGTCCACGCCGGTTTCCAGGCAGGCGTCCATGATCGCCAGATCCTGGTAGGGAAGCGCGATGTTCATGACCAGCTTCGGCTTGAAGTCGCGGATGATGGCGGCCACTTCCGAGGCGTGGTCGGCGTCCACCTTGGCGGTGTGCACGGGGATGTTCTTGATTTCGGACGCGATTTTGTCCGCGCGCGACTGGGTGCGGGTGGCGATCAGAAGCTCGCTGAAATCCGCGGAATTCTGCGCGCACTTCTTGGCGACCACGTTGGCGACGCCACCGGCGCCGATGATGAGAACCTTGGACATTTTCTGTTCCTCCTGAACGATATTTTGAATGAGGAGGTGGATTCCCGAACCGCCGACCGCGAGAACGGCCAGGGTTCCCATTTCACCCGCTCGAGTGAAATGGGAGGGATGGAAGACGGCGCCGAGATCCCGTGTGAGGATCATGCCGTCTGATCAAAGGCGGAAGGAAAAATGCATTCAATCCGGGGCGGAGGGTGTTGCCCTTCTGTTTCCTCGCTACTTCGAACCCATCGCGTATTGGCCGCCGAGATTGAATCGCCAGTCCGAGCCCTGGATCCGTTCGTCGGTGTAGAGTGCCCAGCTGGTGCCGCCCAGGAGCGAAACCCCTCGCATCACATCGATCCTGGCGCCTAGGTCAAGCTGGAATTGCGAGAGGTCGATCACGTTGCGCTTTTCCGAGCCGTCTTTCCAAAAGCCTGGAAGATCCAGGCTTTTTCGGAAACTCAGGCCTCCGTAGGGTTTGAAACGGCCTTTTCCCTTCATGGCCGTCAGGCCGAGGATGAGTGGGTAGTCGTTGGCCGAATCATGGACGGTCAAAAACGCTCCGGAGCTGTCGGTGGTTCCCATTTGGATGTCGCGACCGTAGGAGGTCATCCCGATGCCGGTGTAGAACAGCACGCGGTTGCTGCGCGAAGGCATGGTCCAGCCCAGGAGGATCGCCCAATGGTCGTCCGTCATGGAGAGGACCCCGTCGGTCTTGTCCACTTGCTCGCTCAGGTAGAAAGCCGCCCAGGTGGACTTGATGTTGAGCATCCCGTAGATGCCCGCCGCCAACATGTGCTGGGAAAGGGTGAGCCTGCCGCTGGAATCCCCAGGCCTTCGCACGCCTTCGGGTCGGCTTCCCATGGCAAACGCCCCTCCTCCGGCCACGCCGAATCGTTCGGTGGATGCCAGAGGGAGAATGGGTACGGGGTGGACTCGTGGCAGATCGTAGTGGGCCCGCGCGAACCGCGTCTTGGTGGATTGTTGCGCGCATCCGCTGGAAAGCACGAGGAGGAAGCACGAAAGTCCAAGGATGGTTCGGCGAAGCATGGGGGACCCTCGAGGTGAAGGAAAGGCGATCAGTTCTTTTTCATCAGATTCTCGAACCGATCGAGAACCTGCTTCTCTTCCGGCGAGAATTCCACCTTGCCGGTAGCCAGCTGTCCGCTGGCGTAGTCCTGCGAAGCCTTCATGACGTCGTCCAGGACTTCCTGGATCTTACCGACGGCCACGGAGCGGAACATGCCCATGTTCATGACCGAGTTGATCAGGGAATTGGAGGGGAACATGGTGAAACGCGCGCTGTAGCAGGTCTTGCCGGGAGTTCCCGCCAACGGCCACGAGCGGAACTCGATCACCAGGTTTCCGGTGAGTTTCCAGCTGAGGATCTGGACCCGACCCTGTCCGTAGTAGATGCGCTCGCGGTGGTCTTCGCGCTCCCAAAGCTGCCGTGCGCGACCCCGCAGGCTCTTGCCGTTGGTGCCTTTGAAGAAGGAGCTGTCCTCCACCACGGGGAATTCGGCGGTGTATTCGGTGCCGCGGTAGGCGTTGACCAGCTTGGCCGCCACCGGGATGTTGCGCATCATCAAGTCCAACGCCTGCGGGTTCATGGGCACGGTGTCGGCCACCACGTACATGACATGGAACTTGGTGCCCATGTACTGCCACATCTCGGTGGCGTCGGGGTGCAAGGTGGGAAGCACTCCCTTGCGGTCGAACGAACGGACCCAACCGCAGTATGCCTGGTCCAGCTCCACCCCTGCGACCGGTGCGGAGAGTTGCTCGGTGCAGGCGCCGGTGCGGTCGGCGACTTGACAGGTTTTGACCAAATTGCAGTAGGCGCGCTGCCGTCCAGGCTGATCGGCGTCGGGAGCGGCGATCACCGAAGCGTTGATCGCCAATACGAAGTTGATGGCAAGCGAGAGGCGGGGAAGCACTCGCATGGCGATCAGGCCTCGACTCTGCGTACGACCAGCGTGGCGTTGTGGCCGCCGAACCCGAACGAGTTCGAGAGGAACGCATCCACCTTCGCTTTGCGCGCCGTGTTCGGAACGTAGTCGAGGTCGCAATCGGGATCCGATTCGAACTGGTTGAGGGTGGGGTGGACGATTCCTTCCTGGATGGCCATCAGGGCGGCGATCAATTCCACACTTCCCGCGGCCCCCAGAAGGTGCCCCACCAGGGACTTGGTGGAGTGGACCATCAACTTGGAGGCGTGATCTCCAAAGCAGCGCTTGATCGCTCCGGTCTCGCCCTTGTCGCCCAGTGGCGTGGAGGTCCCGTGCGCGTTCACCAGTTGGATTTGGTCAGGGGTCATTCCCGCCTTTTCGAGTGCCATGCGCATGGCGCGAAATCCGCCTTCACCCTCCGGGTGCGGAGCGGTAAGATGGTATGCATCGGCCGATTGTCCGAATCCCGCCACTTCGCCGTAGATCTTGGCGCCACGGGCCTTGGCGTGCTCGTATTCTTCCAACACGACCACCGCCGCGCCTTCTCCCATCACGAACCCGTCGCGACCCTTGTCGAAGGGGCGGCTGGCGGTGGAGTCGTTGCGGGTGCTCATGGCCTTCATGTTGCAAAAGCCCGCGTAGGTCAGTTCGGCGATGGCGGCTTCCGCACCGCCGGCGATCATCATGTCCGCGTCGTTTCTGCGGATGATCTCCAGGGCTTCTCCAATGGCGTGGTTGGCGGTCGCGCAGGCGGTGACCACCGAAAGGTTTGGCCCTTTCAGGCCGTACTCGATGGAAAAATACCCGGACAACATGTTCGGGATGATCGCCGGGATCAAAAAGGGAGTCACCCTCTTGTGGCCGCGGGTATCGAGGGTGCGCTGTTCCTTGGTGATGGTGGTCATCGCGCCGATACCTGTGCCCAGGATCACGCCGAATCGTTCGGCGACCTTGGCTACGTCCACGCAGCAATCGTCCAAGGCCTGCTTGGCGGCGGCATGTCCCAAAATCTGGTAGCGATCCAGACGCGAGACCATTTTCTGGTCTTGGAACGCCCAGGCGCCGTCGTACCCCTTGACCTCGGCACCGACGGTGGTGGGGTAGCTGGTCGCGTCGAAAAGCGTCACGGGAGCCACGGCGTTCTTGCCGAGGGCCAGAGCATCCCAGTATTCCCGCACACCGTGGCCCAGTGGATTGACGGTACCCAGGCCGGTGATGACGACTCGACGCATGAAAGGTCCTTTCGAAGGGAACGGCTGCCGTGTGGAGGGGATTCCCTGACCACCGGAGCGTGTTGGAAGCAAAAGCCAGAAGCCGAGTGGAAAAATGTAGGAAGACCGGGTCGGAGGCGTCGGTTCCTGCCCAAGGAACCCTGATCCGCTTAAGGGTGTTTACCCAGGTAGACCCGGGTCGCGCCCGTGTTTTCGGGTTCGTGGCTGGTCACCAGGGAATGCGCATTCAGCAATCGCTTGACCACGTTGGAGAGGGTTTTGGCGCCGTGGATCACCAAAAGCGTCCGTTTTTTGGCTCGAAAACTCTCATGGAGGAAAGTCTCCAACAAATCCTCGGCTTCCGCCACGGTATAGCGATGCAGATCCAGAGTCGCCTCTGGTTTGAACCACTTGGGAGTCGGGCGGTTCACTGCAGGGTGCTTTCCACATGGTCTGCCTGCGCGCCCAGACCGAGATTGCCTTCGATCCAACGAGGAGCGAGGCGGTTGCGCAAGAACGTTTCTTGGCGCTTGGCGTATTGTCGGGTGGCCTCCAGGATCCGCGCTTTGGCCAGTGGCAGATCTTGACGCCCCTCCAAGACTTCCCGAAGCGGCTGGAACCCAATGCATCGCCAGGCCGGGGCGTCGGCAGGGCAGGTCTCCATCAAGGCTTTCACTTCCTCCAACCAGCCCCGGATGAGCATCGCGTCCAAGCGTTCTCCCAGCCGTCGGTGGAGGAGGTCGCGCGGCCAGGCGAGGGCGACCAGAGGGGCATTCGGGGCGAGTGCGGTCCGGGACTCGCCCAAGAATCCGCGTTCGGTTTGGATGGACTTTTCCAGGGCGCGTAGCAGGCGCACGGGGTTTTGGGCCGCATCGGGAGGAGGGGACTTCTCCCGCGATTGGAGTTCGTTCCAAAGGGCGGCGTGGCCCTCCGCTTGCAGGCGTTGGGCCAGCACTTCACGCACAGCCGCATCCGGCGGCGGCACCGCGTCCATCCCGCGGGAGAGCGCCTCCAGATACTGGCAGGTGCCACCCACCACCAGGATGTCCGGGCCGCTCGAGGCAAGCACGGCCTCGGTCCGGTCCAAAAACGAAACCACGGAATCCGGTGTTTGGGGGTCCAGGTCGCCCACCAAGTGGTGGCGGATCCGTTCGCGCTGCGGCCCTGTGGGCGAGGCGGTTCCGACTTCCAGGCCGCGTCGGGACTGGCCGGAGTCGGCGGAAAGGATCTCCCATCCGCGTCGTTTCGCCACTTCCAAGGCAAGGTCGGTCTTGCCTGATCCGGTGGGTCCACCGATCATTCCCATGATGCGTCGCGCCCGATTGCCTACATTGACCCTCTCCATGTCCGAAAAGATGCGCCCGATCCGCTGGGTTTTCGTGGGACTGGCTGCAGGACTCCTTTTATTTTTGGGAGTCCGGGCCCTGTCGTTCTTCCCCAGAGCCTTTGCCGGCTTCTCGCAGAGAGATTCTGTGAGCCGTCCCCTGCACCATCTGGACACCACGGTGTTTGATCAGGAATCGGCCGGTTCGGCGGATCTGGCCAAGATCGTGCCGGATTCCAGCCTGGCGGTCCTTCTGGGATCCGCCTCGGATTCCTTGGGGGTGGCCAAATCGAAGATCTCCGCGGTTCGGTTCGAGGATCGGGACATTCCCCTCTACAGCCTGGACCTGCGCAAGGGGGCTCCCTTGGTGGCTCGCGTGGACCATATCTGTCGCAATCTGCGCTCCCGTGGATACGGGATCGTGGAATCCGTCGAACGCCCCAAGGCGATCTACCCTTGGGCCATGCACGTATCCCACGGCGATACGGTGGTGGCCGTGGTGCGTGGAAGGGTGACGGCCAACGCGTTGAACGCGAGCTTCGCCCTTCATCTGCTGCTTTGGACCCGTGTTCCAGGGGATTCGCTCGGACTGTTGGATAAGCTGCCCAAAGGCACGATGGTGGCCTTGCCTTCCGCCTCCTACCTGAATTCCCAGATCCGTTCGAGCATCCGGAAATCCGATCTGCAGCCAGCATTGGCGATCGCTTTCGAATCTTCTCTTCTGCCGGTCTCGCGTCAGGAAAAGGAGCGCATCCTGCTCCACCACGGGGCTCGCGAGATCCGCGATCGACTCTTGGCCAACGATTCCATCAAAGGGTTCATTCAAGGCGTGGCGGTGGTCGATGGCGATCGTGGGGTGGGGGATCCGTTGCTGGTGGGCCGTGTCCTGGACCGGGTGAAGGACGAACACTGGTGGATCCTCGATGCCACCGGCGCCCCAGCCTCGCGGATCTCGGATCTGGCGACGGAACGCGCCATGGGGCAGATGGAATCTCCACGCGACGGCGCAACGTCGGCCAAGCTCGCGTTGGTCGCCGCCGAAGAGCGCGCCGTCTCAGATGGCGAGGCCTACCTCTCCCTTCCTTTGGATACCGGCAGTGTTCGCGCCGTGGTTTCCTACCTACCTTACTTGGCCAAGAGGGGCATCGTCGTTTCCTCCTGGCCCGTCGTCCATCGCCGCACGAAAAAGGATTGAACCAATGGTGAAGCTGGGTGTGAACATCGACCACGTCGCCACCGTCCGTGAAGCTCGCAAGGAGCGCAACCCCGATCCGGTCGCCGCGGCCATTCTCGCCGAGCTCGCCGGTGCGCACGGGATCACCGTGCATCTGCGCGAGGACCTCCGCCACATCCAGGAACGCGATGTGCGGCTTCTGCGCCAGACGGTGACCACTCGCCTGAACCTGGAAATGTCACCCACCGCCGCCATGGTGCAGTTCGCCTTGGAACTGCAGCCCGACCAGGTCACCCTGGTGCCCGAGCGCAGACAGGAATTGACCACCGAAGGCGGTCTGGACGTGGCCGGGCACGAACGGGAACTGGAGAAGATCGTCCAGAACCTGCGGGCCCAGCGCATCCGCGTGAGCCTGTTCATCGATCCGGAAGCCCGCCAGGTGAAGGCGGCCAAGAGCGTGTCGGCCGATGCCGTGGAGCTCCACACCGGCAATTTCGCGCGCGCCTTCCACGAAGCGGAAAGCGAACAGGCCTGGATGGCCGAACGCTCCCGCCTGGTGGATTCCACCACGCTCGGAAACCGCCTGGGGCTTCGCGTGAACGCGGGCCATGGCTTGGATTACCAGAACGTCCGCTGGGTGTCCTCCATTCCCGGCCAGGAGGAGCTGAACATCGGGCACAGCATCGTGTCCCGGGCCATCCTGGTGGGAATGGATCGCGCCGTTCGCGAGATGCTGGATCAGATCCGCCTGGGCGAGACCGACATCCGCAAGTGATCGTCTAGCCTCGCAGGATCAAGGCGAGGCCGGCCAGCACACCCACCAGCGCCAACGCCTTCCAGCGCAGGTTCTTCTCGCGAAACGCGATGGCACCCAGAAGGAAGCTGACGATCACGTTGGTGCGCCGGATGGAACTCACGATGGAGACCATCGCGCCGGGTTGCGCCAGGGCACGAAAGTAGGCGGCATCCGCCAACAACAGGAGCGGTCCCACCGCGAAGGCCTGCCAGCGCAGCTGGAAGGTGGTCTTTTCGCGCTTGCCCAAGGTGAGCCACAGGCACCCCTGCAACAACGCGTTGTCGATGGAAAACCACACTTGCATGGCAAACGGCGGGAGGTGTTCCTTCTGCAGCAGGTTCTTGTCCCAGAGGGCGCTGACCGATCCCATCGCCGTGGCGGCGAACAGCGCCCACACCCAGGGGGAGCGCGTGAAGTGGATCCCTTCCGCGCGTCCGATGACGGAAAACGCCCAGTAGCTTCCCAGGATCAGGGCGATGCCCGCCCATTGCCCAGGCGTGGGCATCTCGCCGAACAGCGCGATGGCGCCGATCAGGGTGAACAGCGGGGCCGAGGCCCGCACCGGAGCGGCGATGGAAAGCGGCAGGTGCTTGAGCGCCAGAAACGACAACGTCCAGGACGTGGTGACGATGCAGGTCTTGGCGAAAACCAGAAATTGTCCGCGCACTCCCAATGGCTCCACCGCGATCCCCAGCTGGGCGGCCGTGGTGGGCGAAGCCAGCGTCAGCAACAGCGCGGGCAGGACCACGAGCGCGGCGATCCCCGAACACAAGAACAACGTGGGGAACAATGCGTTCTTGTCCACCGCCGATTTTTTGCCGACATCGTAGACGCCCAGCGCCAAGGCCGAGCACAGCGACAGGAAGATCCAATCCATGGACTGCCGGGCTCAGATGCCCAGGCGGCCCTCGATGCCGAAGGTCACCAGGAGATCGGTGCCCTTGGCGAAAAACGGGCTGATTCCGGCGAAGCTGCCGTAGGAGCCGTACCTGCTGTCCGCCGCCTGCCAGACCAGCGGCGACCAGGAGCGCTGCCGGAAATTGTCTCCGCCCAACGGTCGGGCCCACCCGCCGCCGAACTGCCCGAAGATGTTCTGGATCTCGGCGTAGAACCGGATCATGCGGATGGGGGCGAGGGTGGTGGGAAGATCCAGTTCCGCGCGCAGGTCGGTGCGGAACTGGTCGGCGAACTCGGGGTGGCTGGCTATCTGCGGATCGGATTCTATGCGAAGCGTGCGACGCGAGGTGTCGATTAGGTATCGGTAGGAAGGCTTCCCGATGCTCGCGCTGTGCGAAAGAATGATGCAAAACAGGGTATCCGATCGTGGGTGGAACTTCACCACGGTCCAGGCGTCGAAGTCGCGGTTGGCTTCCCAGTCCAATTCGCGCCCGTCGGCGAGCTCGTAGGTGCCCTGCACCCGACTGAGGTTCAGTTGCGCCTGGATGGTGTGCCAGGTGCTCCATTTGGCCTGCAAGGTGCCTCCCAAGGCGCTCGCGGCATCGGCCTTGGAGGAGAACGGCAGTACCCAAAGCGGTTGGGCGGCGGGGAGCTCGGGCTTGTCCATGCTGCGGTAGTAGACAGAGGACGTCACCTCCACCGGCCCGATCATCCGTCCGGCGCCGAGCTTGATTTCGTCGGCGGATCCCTGATGGACGCCGAGCTTGGCGAAATCCACCGCGGTGACGGATTCCGACTGGCGACGCGAAAGATTCAAGGTCCAACCCAGGGTCCAGGCCGGAGCGCGCAGCGACACGCTGGCCTCTGGCGAAAACTCGGTTTCCGATGTCCAAAGACCGCCCACGCTCGCTCCCAGGAGACTGTCCTTCCCGCGATGGGACATGCGGAGCGATCCGTGCAGCCTGGAGTACGAAAGGTCCGAGGTGTGGGATCGCCGATCGAACATCGGGCGTTCGTCCGAAAGTCCCGAACCCAGGCCGTTTTGGTAGGTGCGGCCGTAGGTGCGATTGTCCGCGACCTGGTCGAAGGCCACAAGGACTTCCGGTTCGCTCCCCAGGAATCCGTAGTTGGGTCGCGAGGTGAATCCGGCGCGCCAATCGGTGCGGTCGGCCGACCAGGCCGCCCAATCCGCCTGGGTGGGATCAGTGACACCTGCGATCGTGCGGTTCCTGAGGACGGTGTCCGAAAGCTGGACCATTTCCGACGTGCTCACGGCGCCCATGTAGGCGTCCAGGTATCCGAAGGCCACGTCGCCTTGGCCTTGCATGAACCCGACAAGATCTGTCCGTTTTCCCTGCTGCAGCCTCGTGTAGTTCTCCACACCGTCGTGTTTGGACATGATCTTCACGGCGTGGTCGTCGGAGGATCCCAGGGCGGTGGCGTTCAGGGCGAACGCGCCTACGCCCTGCTCCACCCGCACGAAGCCGTCGAAAGCCTGGAGGTTGATCTCGGCGTCCGGGGTCTGGTCGGAGTCGTTCTTGGCTTGCTCTGCGGTCTGGCTGCGGGAACCCACGAACAGCCGACTGGCCAGGGCCGTCATGAGGCTGGGATCCAGCCAACGGCCGGAAGCGACGAAGGTGCCGTTTCCGACAGGTCCCCAGGCATCCAGCTCGCGATTGGACAAGCCCAAGGAGACCACTCCCTGGTACATGTCGGTGGCGGGACGGAGCGGATGGTAGACAAGGGCCGAGGCGAGCCCCTGTTCCAGGGGTCCCTGGATGGGGTCGTGTTCCACGCTGACGCGGTCCAAAACGCGGGGATTGATCACGCTCTGGTTTCCAGGAAACGAAAAATCCAGATGGCGCAGATTGGGGATCAGGAAGGGCCCCAGCACGTGGGCGACGTCGTGCGTGCGAGATCCGTAGACGGAGACATCGGACGAAAATTCCCGCACGCCGGAAACGCCAGGCAGGTTGCGCAGGTGTTCTTGAAGATCGATGCGCATGCCCCCGAAGCGTTCCAGCTCGGAGATGGTTCCCACCCGCTGTTGAACGGTGGCGGCGCGAGTGACCACGCTGCGACCTTCCAGCGAGGTGCCCAGGGGGTCCATCGCCACCTGGAGGTCCAACAGGTCGGTGATTTCGGCGAGTGGGACGACCTT
This DNA window, taken from Fibrobacterota bacterium, encodes the following:
- a CDS encoding right-handed parallel beta-helix repeat-containing protein — protein: MPRCKSILLSALLFGSQAFATTFFADASIGKDTDPGTLAQPVKTLAKGMGLVKSGDTLLLQTGNYGDFSFGYTGTDPKANWAWRPIAEVFSNWVTIAAAPGAKPHLAKVVLGTLNHDTGWAISFAQKGNSDLRLRMEHLQIDDGVRIEGSRHVEIRHNVIRLTGDTITIMPRAGVSVFNGQFVTIDSNEVTHSGIGIQGMTRDFVVRGNEIHHNSHDGISILGGENWLVEGNRIHDLDDGANDDEQKSGAKPWNMHVDGIHMYMVNSGAAKYAIGARNFTFRNNVFYHLESMGVMINANTAGGEYRDFTWENNIWAPVGGIGFHLGADFEGKFVFRNNTFVSSPDDIWTSLFGRTMDLHSSSLAIWAKPAGSTAVYEFYNNIFAQQVTIPAYDYVARNIHLTGKDASMDREQIQVKDPPYLAIAGSIDEFLTSGKRLGTLRSGCSAIDSGSPRSPLLDDAYGSARIGRIDIGAVESPSGTWLRARPTPATTMGAGLLNSSHDALGRPSPVPSWLAGPE
- a CDS encoding saccharopine dehydrogenase family protein, whose amino-acid sequence is MGTLAVLAVGGSGIHLLIQNIVQEEQKMSKVLIIGAGGVANVVAKKCAQNSADFSELLIATRTQSRADKIASEIKNIPVHTAKVDADHASEVAAIIRDFKPKLVMNIALPYQDLAIMDACLETGVDYLDTANYEPKDVAKFEYSWQWAYQERFQKAGIMALLGSGFDPGQTNVYTAWLKKHHFDRMDTLDIVDCNNGDHGKAFATNFNPEINIREITQPGRFWENGAFHEVPALSIKADIEYPEVANRGSYVLFHEELESLVKNFPELKRARFWMTFGDNYIKHLTVLQNVGMTRIDPVKFNGVDIIPLEFLKALLPAPDSLGEGYSGKTCIGCQVTGQKDGKPKTAFVYNVCDHAKCYEETGGQAISYTTAVPAMLGGALMLRGTWKKAGVVNMEEMDPDPFMAEIGRWGLPWKLLEGKSAELV
- the fabF gene encoding beta-ketoacyl-ACP synthase II — translated: MRRVVITGLGTVNPLGHGVREYWDALALGKNAVAPVTLFDATSYPTTVGAEVKGYDGAWAFQDQKMVSRLDRYQILGHAAAKQALDDCCVDVAKVAERFGVILGTGIGAMTTITKEQRTLDTRGHKRVTPFLIPAIIPNMLSGYFSIEYGLKGPNLSVVTACATANHAIGEALEIIRRNDADMMIAGGAEAAIAELTYAGFCNMKAMSTRNDSTASRPFDKGRDGFVMGEGAAVVVLEEYEHAKARGAKIYGEVAGFGQSADAYHLTAPHPEGEGGFRAMRMALEKAGMTPDQIQLVNAHGTSTPLGDKGETGAIKRCFGDHASKLMVHSTKSLVGHLLGAAGSVELIAALMAIQEGIVHPTLNQFESDPDCDLDYVPNTARKAKVDAFLSNSFGFGGHNATLVVRRVEA
- a CDS encoding Smr/MutS family protein codes for the protein MRQAPRNVLAQPPRSSLDRRQSRSGRAGRPCGKHPAVNRPTPKWFKPEATLDLHRYTVAEAEDLLETFLHESFRAKKRTLLVIHGAKTLSNVVKRLLNAHSLVTSHEPENTGATRVYLGKHP
- the miaA gene encoding tRNA (adenosine(37)-N6)-dimethylallyltransferase MiaA; protein product: MIGGPTGSGKTDLALEVAKRRGWEILSADSGQSRRGLEVGTASPTGPQRERIRHHLVGDLDPQTPDSVVSFLDRTEAVLASSGPDILVVGGTCQYLEALSRGMDAVPPPDAAVREVLAQRLQAEGHAALWNELQSREKSPPPDAAQNPVRLLRALEKSIQTERGFLGESRTALAPNAPLVALAWPRDLLHRRLGERLDAMLIRGWLEEVKALMETCPADAPAWRCIGFQPLREVLEGRQDLPLAKARILEATRQYAKRQETFLRNRLAPRWIEGNLGLGAQADHVESTLQ
- a CDS encoding pyridoxine 5'-phosphate synthase gives rise to the protein MVKLGVNIDHVATVREARKERNPDPVAAAILAELAGAHGITVHLREDLRHIQERDVRLLRQTVTTRLNLEMSPTAAMVQFALELQPDQVTLVPERRQELTTEGGLDVAGHERELEKIVQNLRAQRIRVSLFIDPEARQVKAAKSVSADAVELHTGNFARAFHEAESEQAWMAERSRLVDSTTLGNRLGLRVNAGHGLDYQNVRWVSSIPGQEELNIGHSIVSRAILVGMDRAVREMLDQIRLGETDIRK